A single region of the Mycobacterium avium subsp. avium genome encodes:
- a CDS encoding cytochrome P450, which produces MSEGQYGTFHLPRLDFATLPMSVDRGLGWKTLRDAGPVVFMNGHYYLTRREDVLAALRNPKVFSSTVLQPPGHPLPVLPLAFDPPQHTRYRKILQPYFSPHALGKSRPVLERHAAEMIAALADRGECEVMADFAHLYPFQVFMDLYGLPLQDRDRLLDWKNAVVGEKPFVTESDVEKSEQLLAYLADAIAQRRQHPGTDMLSQVMTGEGNFTDIELLGMSHLLILAGLDTVTAAIGFSLFELARRPQLRKELRDNPKQTRVFIEEIVRLEPSAPVAPRITTEYVEVGGMTLPPGTSVRLCMAAVNRDDSDSMSTNELNMDGKVHRHWGFGGGPHRCLGSHLARIELTVVVAEWLTQIPDFELPDGYEPVINYPSKSFALKELPLHWG; this is translated from the coding sequence ATGAGCGAAGGCCAATACGGCACCTTCCACCTACCCCGGCTGGATTTTGCCACGTTGCCGATGAGCGTCGATCGCGGTCTGGGGTGGAAGACGTTGCGCGACGCCGGACCGGTGGTGTTCATGAACGGCCACTACTACCTCACCCGCCGGGAGGATGTGCTGGCGGCGCTGCGCAACCCGAAGGTGTTCTCGTCGACGGTGCTGCAACCTCCCGGACATCCGCTGCCAGTGCTGCCGTTGGCATTTGACCCGCCGCAGCACACCCGCTATCGCAAAATCCTGCAGCCGTACTTCAGCCCGCACGCGCTGGGCAAGTCCCGGCCGGTGCTGGAGCGCCATGCCGCAGAGATGATCGCCGCGCTGGCCGACCGTGGCGAGTGCGAAGTGATGGCGGATTTCGCGCACCTGTATCCGTTCCAGGTGTTCATGGACCTCTACGGCCTGCCGCTGCAGGATCGCGACCGCCTGCTCGACTGGAAAAACGCCGTCGTCGGCGAGAAGCCGTTCGTCACCGAGTCCGACGTCGAGAAGTCCGAGCAACTGCTGGCCTATCTCGCGGACGCGATCGCCCAGCGCCGGCAGCACCCCGGCACCGACATGCTGTCGCAGGTGATGACCGGCGAGGGCAACTTCACCGACATCGAATTGCTGGGAATGAGCCACCTGCTGATCCTGGCCGGGCTGGACACCGTGACCGCGGCGATCGGTTTTTCGCTGTTCGAGCTGGCGCGCCGGCCGCAGCTGCGCAAGGAACTTCGCGACAACCCAAAGCAGACAAGGGTTTTCATCGAAGAGATCGTCCGCTTGGAGCCGTCGGCGCCGGTGGCCCCGCGGATCACCACCGAATACGTCGAAGTGGGCGGCATGACGTTGCCGCCGGGCACCTCGGTGCGGTTGTGCATGGCCGCGGTCAACCGCGACGACAGCGACTCGATGTCCACCAATGAACTGAACATGGACGGAAAAGTGCACCGGCACTGGGGTTTCGGTGGCGGCCCGCATCGCTGCCTGGGATCGCACCTGGCCCGCATCGAGCTGACCGTGGTGGTCGCCGAGTGGCTCACCCAGATCCCGGATTTCGAGCTGCCCGACGGTTACGAGCCGGTGATCAATTACCCCTCAAAGAGTTTCGCGCTCAAGGAGTTGCCGCTGCACTGGGGCTGA